In a genomic window of Streptomyces sp. NBC_01142:
- a CDS encoding iron ABC transporter permease has protein sequence MSPADVSPIEPAEVVKDRLASRKGLAVTCVVLLVVLLASAVVAIGLGSAVISPADTARYLWAALSGGRIEAEEATMYQIIWEIRTPRVVLAALVGAGLSAIGVAIQAMVRNALADPFVLGVSSGASVGAVGVTVTGGLAALGIYAVSAGAFIGALVASFLVYVASSSRGALSPLRLVLTGVAMSLGFQAVMSVIIYFAPDSEATSMVLYWTMGSFGAATWGALPVVSVAVLLGVAVLYRYGRALDVMALGDETAASLGISPDRHRKGLLVLVSLVTGVMVAVSGAISFVGLVMPHVVRMVAGATHARVLAVTPLVGAIFMVWVDLVSRTLVAPRELPLGVITALVGVPVFITMMRRKAYMFGGR, from the coding sequence GTGTCACCCGCCGACGTATCACCCATCGAACCGGCAGAGGTCGTGAAGGACCGGCTTGCCTCCCGCAAGGGCTTGGCCGTGACATGCGTCGTTCTGCTCGTCGTCCTCCTTGCCTCCGCTGTCGTGGCCATCGGTCTGGGATCCGCCGTGATCTCACCGGCTGACACCGCCCGTTACCTGTGGGCAGCTCTCAGCGGCGGGCGCATCGAAGCGGAAGAGGCGACGATGTACCAGATCATCTGGGAGATCCGTACACCGCGGGTGGTGCTGGCGGCGCTCGTTGGGGCCGGGCTGAGTGCGATCGGTGTCGCCATCCAGGCAATGGTGCGCAACGCGCTCGCAGACCCCTTCGTCCTGGGTGTCTCTTCGGGCGCGTCGGTCGGTGCCGTCGGCGTCACGGTCACGGGAGGACTGGCGGCGCTGGGCATCTACGCGGTGTCCGCCGGCGCCTTCATCGGCGCACTGGTGGCGTCGTTCCTGGTGTACGTCGCCTCCTCCAGCCGGGGTGCGCTCTCTCCGCTGCGTCTCGTCCTGACGGGCGTGGCCATGTCCCTCGGGTTCCAGGCGGTGATGAGCGTGATCATCTACTTCGCGCCGGACAGCGAGGCGACCAGCATGGTCCTGTACTGGACGATGGGCAGTTTCGGCGCTGCCACGTGGGGCGCGCTTCCCGTTGTGTCCGTGGCCGTGCTGCTCGGTGTGGCAGTGCTGTACCGGTACGGCAGGGCGCTGGACGTCATGGCGCTCGGTGACGAGACGGCCGCGAGCCTGGGCATCAGTCCCGACCGGCATCGCAAGGGCCTTCTCGTGCTCGTCTCGCTCGTCACCGGGGTCATGGTCGCCGTGAGCGGTGCCATCAGCTTCGTCGGACTGGTCATGCCGCACGTGGTGCGCATGGTGGCCGGTGCCACCCACGCCCGGGTACTGGCCGTCACTCCGCTGGTCGGGGCGATCTTCATGGTGTGGGTCGATCTGGTGTCCCGGACTCTGGTGGCACCGCGCGAGCTGCCCCTCGGCGTCATCACGGCACTCGTGGGCGTCCCTGTGTTCATCACCATGATGCGCCGCAAGGCCTACATGTTCGGAGGCCGCTGA
- a CDS encoding ABC transporter substrate-binding protein, which produces MSINRFPGSVRQRTALGSALAATLLISGCGADVEPDATASEKVTVKRCGEPVEYTTPKRAVAYEGGSADKLFSLGLTEHVHGYVMPPANPPVSESPWASEYAKVKMLSEDLLNKELVVDAKSDFVVAGWNSGFSDQRGITPEILDKLGIQSFMHTESCFNYPKFPEKAAPFEALYTDLERLGRIFKAEDKADEVVGGLKKRVEAVTAKTPKRGPVPVFLYDSGTDQPFTAGSQVPPNDIIRTAGGRNIFDGLDQRWTQVNWEAVTKAEPEVVIILDYGDQPAKKKIDFLRKSPHTRELPAVKKNNFFILDYNEGISGPRNIDGLEKFAKYLRTLER; this is translated from the coding sequence ATGTCCATAAATCGATTTCCCGGCTCGGTCCGGCAGCGCACGGCCCTCGGATCCGCACTCGCGGCCACGCTGCTGATCAGCGGCTGCGGCGCCGACGTCGAACCGGACGCCACGGCGTCTGAGAAGGTCACTGTCAAGAGGTGCGGTGAGCCGGTCGAATACACGACACCGAAGCGAGCAGTGGCGTATGAAGGCGGCAGCGCGGACAAGCTCTTCAGCCTGGGCCTGACCGAGCACGTACACGGATATGTGATGCCCCCTGCGAACCCGCCGGTGAGTGAGTCCCCGTGGGCGTCCGAGTACGCCAAGGTGAAGATGCTCAGCGAAGACCTCCTCAACAAGGAACTCGTCGTGGACGCCAAGTCCGACTTCGTTGTAGCGGGCTGGAATTCGGGCTTCAGTGATCAGCGGGGCATCACCCCGGAGATCCTGGACAAGCTCGGCATCCAGAGCTTCATGCACACCGAAAGCTGCTTCAACTACCCCAAGTTCCCTGAGAAGGCAGCCCCGTTCGAGGCCCTGTACACCGACCTTGAGCGGCTCGGCAGGATATTCAAGGCCGAGGACAAGGCGGACGAAGTCGTCGGTGGCCTGAAGAAGCGCGTCGAGGCCGTCACGGCAAAGACCCCCAAGCGTGGTCCGGTGCCGGTCTTCCTCTATGACTCGGGCACGGACCAGCCGTTCACGGCGGGCAGCCAGGTTCCGCCCAACGACATCATCAGGACCGCCGGAGGCAGGAACATCTTCGACGGCCTCGACCAGCGGTGGACTCAGGTGAACTGGGAGGCCGTCACCAAGGCCGAGCCGGAGGTCGTCATCATCCTCGACTACGGCGACCAGCCTGCCAAGAAGAAGATCGACTTCCTCAGGAAGTCACCGCACACGCGGGAACTGCCCGCCGTCAAGAAGAACAATTTCTTCATTCTCGACTACAACGAGGGAATCAGCGGGCCCCGCAACATCGACGGCCTCGAGAAGTTCGCGAAGTACCTGCGTACCCTCGAACGCTGA
- a CDS encoding endonuclease/exonuclease/phosphatase family protein codes for MTVSLRLRPRLREAALALGGAMVLLATALTATATAGPPTPLTGSAAPAEYQIGTFNMAGGNAEHGPKGDEAPEAVARSVRKRMPAVVAVQEGCGDWSIALWNKLREQQYDVILDPVLQRADGPNAECGHMNSLGFGNSLLLRKDLGFDTSTYRGHELTKNTGRGRETEHLGKEQREMLCVTAPTRRLVACSVHLTHNDRKLRIEEAVEARRVLEQEYAGYTKLVGGDLNDDPLSATADQFYHSGYGFGARGELKETDSPCGNDITPVFSYYALPCRMGESTHNSGGKIDHLFVSPWVEVKWSDATSASHSDHVPLWAGVVF; via the coding sequence ATGACGGTTTCCTTACGTCTCAGGCCGCGCCTTCGCGAGGCCGCCCTGGCTCTGGGCGGGGCGATGGTCCTGCTCGCCACCGCGCTCACGGCGACCGCCACCGCCGGCCCGCCCACACCGTTGACGGGCTCCGCCGCGCCCGCCGAGTACCAGATCGGCACGTTCAACATGGCGGGCGGCAACGCCGAACACGGCCCGAAGGGCGACGAGGCACCCGAAGCCGTGGCGCGGAGCGTGCGGAAGCGCATGCCCGCCGTCGTCGCCGTCCAGGAGGGCTGCGGGGACTGGAGCATCGCGCTCTGGAACAAGCTGAGGGAACAGCAGTACGACGTCATCCTGGACCCCGTGCTCCAACGTGCCGACGGGCCGAACGCCGAGTGCGGCCACATGAATTCGCTCGGTTTCGGCAACTCTCTGCTCCTGCGCAAGGACCTCGGCTTCGACACCAGCACGTACCGCGGCCACGAGCTGACGAAGAACACCGGCCGGGGGCGGGAGACGGAGCACCTGGGCAAGGAGCAGCGGGAAATGCTGTGCGTGACCGCCCCGACGCGTCGGCTGGTGGCCTGCTCAGTACATCTGACGCATAACGACCGTAAGTTGCGCATCGAGGAGGCGGTGGAGGCACGGCGGGTTCTGGAGCAGGAGTACGCCGGATACACGAAGCTCGTGGGCGGAGACCTGAACGACGATCCGCTGTCCGCGACGGCCGATCAGTTCTACCACTCGGGGTACGGATTCGGCGCCAGGGGCGAGCTCAAGGAGACGGACAGCCCGTGCGGCAACGACATCACTCCCGTTTTCAGCTACTACGCGCTGCCGTGCCGCATGGGTGAGTCCACCCACAACAGCGGCGGCAAGATCGACCACTTGTTCGTCTCTCCGTGGGTGGAGGTGAAGTGGAGCGACGCCACCTCGGCGAGCCACTCCGACCATGTGCCCCTGTGGGCAGGAGTGGTCTTCTGA
- a CDS encoding DUF364 domain-containing protein has product MSHPKPQTVAELTDAVLSGAYGPDPKDLAVTSAFWLYNTTRLTGSQVTYHNHYLLLRVGQSFGACSFEAGELAPDFCENASGYTLDKLLRHESVPVRIAALDAYLAQVQPHRDATDAEPVTLPVGTPEVRARARDAAIAGLLDMEQGAKVALIGVVNPLVAAIRDRGGVCLPCDLNLRTTQWGEQVTDDMTEVLKEADAVVATGMTLSNGTFDLILEHCREHDVPLVVYAQSGSAVARAFLPAGVTALSAEPFPFSQFSADPTCLYRYRADKPVLANQEGA; this is encoded by the coding sequence ATGTCACATCCCAAGCCGCAGACAGTCGCCGAACTGACCGACGCCGTACTGTCCGGCGCCTACGGCCCCGATCCGAAGGACCTGGCCGTCACGAGCGCGTTCTGGCTCTACAACACCACCCGGCTGACCGGGAGCCAGGTCACCTACCACAACCACTACCTCCTGCTCCGTGTCGGGCAGTCCTTCGGCGCCTGTTCCTTCGAGGCCGGTGAACTCGCCCCCGACTTCTGCGAGAACGCCTCCGGCTACACCCTGGACAAACTGCTGCGCCATGAGTCGGTCCCGGTCCGTATCGCAGCCCTCGACGCCTACCTCGCACAGGTGCAGCCGCACCGGGACGCGACGGACGCCGAGCCCGTCACACTGCCCGTCGGAACCCCGGAGGTCCGTGCACGCGCCCGCGACGCCGCCATCGCCGGCCTGCTCGACATGGAGCAGGGAGCGAAGGTGGCACTGATCGGCGTGGTCAACCCTCTGGTCGCAGCGATACGCGACCGGGGCGGGGTCTGCCTGCCCTGTGATCTGAACCTGCGCACCACCCAGTGGGGAGAACAGGTCACCGATGACATGACCGAAGTCCTCAAGGAAGCCGATGCCGTGGTGGCCACCGGCATGACGCTCAGCAACGGCACCTTCGACCTCATCCTCGAGCACTGCCGGGAACACGACGTGCCGCTGGTCGTCTACGCACAGTCCGGCAGCGCCGTCGCCCGCGCGTTCCTGCCCGCCGGGGTCACCGCACTGTCCGCCGAGCCGTTCCCGTTCTCGCAATTCAGCGCTGATCCGACATGCCTGTACCGCTACCGAGCCGACAAGCCGGTGCTCGCCAACCAGGAGGGAGCGTGA
- a CDS encoding SpoIIE family protein phosphatase: protein MPSVRPGGEKASGPLWSEPGTLLEHVAVAVFGMDDDDRICYWGPGAQSLFGYESAVVLSQPAAALFPDPPRGAPEAAPWLAEQGRTLGYWRGRLPARHQDGTVFECGFRVFPVTGARGGSVVMGLASRGDELDRVKSNLAFLDALFETCPIGLVMLDEDLRYVHLNQALADMDGLPIEDHIGRHMEEFMITSDGGEYQRMLRGVAEGGRPVVSTLVGLRTPGHPDRDQVRSVSFFPLSQAGDTRPGLGGLLVDVTDREQAIVEATAGRQRLALLHRAAARIGTTLDVNVTARELVDTAVPEFSDASVVEIVEWMDEPEVFNPELPLVTRRIASGTTLPPPAFELVSGLESVTYPPGSSIHQMLRTGRPVSVPVNEEFVTRTVLHQARAQLLVESGLSCILIAPLIARGTVQGITMFGRSAARPAFTEQDLSLASELASRAALCLDNARLYSQVQTIALTLQRALLPSALATSPYVDIAHRYLPGSHITEVGGDWYDVINLPGDQVAIVVGDVMGHGVLAAAAMGRLRITTKALARHNREPDDLLTELDACAQEAGIELATCLYILYDPTTGRARIANAGHPPPLVRHPDGTVETIGDVLGVPLGVGGFPFRTTEIDLREGATLAMYTDGLIEARGQDIEEGMDELRAQLHGTSGPLEATADRILSSLLPDPPTDDTVLVLARVRRAPPPGRRQG from the coding sequence GTGCCATCGGTTCGGCCGGGGGGCGAGAAGGCTTCTGGTCCGCTCTGGTCCGAGCCAGGGACGCTGCTGGAGCACGTGGCCGTGGCAGTGTTCGGCATGGACGACGATGACCGGATCTGCTACTGGGGGCCCGGGGCGCAGAGCCTCTTCGGATACGAATCCGCGGTGGTGCTGTCCCAGCCGGCCGCGGCCCTTTTCCCCGATCCGCCCCGGGGTGCCCCGGAGGCGGCCCCGTGGCTGGCGGAGCAAGGCCGGACCCTGGGGTACTGGCGCGGCCGGCTGCCGGCGCGGCATCAAGACGGCACGGTCTTCGAATGCGGTTTCCGGGTTTTTCCCGTTACCGGCGCCAGGGGCGGTTCCGTGGTCATGGGCCTGGCGAGCAGGGGCGACGAGCTCGACCGGGTGAAATCCAACCTTGCCTTCCTCGACGCCCTCTTCGAGACCTGCCCCATCGGCCTGGTCATGCTCGACGAGGACTTGCGGTACGTCCACCTCAACCAGGCGCTCGCCGACATGGACGGCCTCCCGATCGAGGATCACATCGGGCGGCACATGGAAGAATTCATGATCACGTCCGATGGCGGCGAGTACCAGCGCATGCTGCGAGGTGTGGCGGAGGGGGGCCGGCCCGTTGTGAGCACGCTGGTGGGCCTGCGCACGCCCGGTCATCCGGATCGTGACCAGGTGCGGTCGGTGAGTTTCTTCCCGCTGAGTCAGGCGGGCGACACGCGCCCCGGGCTGGGCGGGCTGCTGGTGGACGTGACCGACCGGGAGCAGGCCATTGTGGAAGCAACGGCCGGCCGGCAGCGGCTGGCTCTGCTGCACCGGGCAGCGGCCCGGATCGGCACCACCTTGGATGTGAACGTCACGGCCCGGGAGCTGGTCGACACCGCGGTTCCGGAATTCTCCGACGCGTCCGTCGTGGAGATCGTGGAGTGGATGGACGAGCCCGAGGTGTTCAACCCGGAACTGCCGCTGGTCACCCGCCGGATCGCCTCCGGTACGACACTGCCCCCGCCCGCCTTCGAACTCGTCAGCGGACTGGAGAGCGTGACGTATCCACCAGGTTCCAGCATCCACCAGATGCTGCGAACGGGCCGCCCGGTCTCCGTCCCCGTGAACGAGGAGTTCGTGACCCGGACAGTACTGCACCAGGCTCGCGCCCAGCTATTGGTCGAAAGCGGTCTGTCGTGCATTCTCATCGCTCCGCTCATCGCCCGGGGCACGGTCCAGGGAATCACCATGTTCGGCCGCTCCGCCGCCCGCCCGGCCTTCACCGAGCAGGACCTCAGCCTCGCCAGTGAACTCGCCTCCCGTGCTGCTCTGTGTCTGGACAACGCACGTCTCTACAGCCAGGTCCAGACCATTGCGCTCACCCTCCAACGCGCGCTGCTCCCCAGCGCCCTGGCGACCAGCCCCTACGTGGACATCGCCCACCGTTACCTCCCCGGCAGCCACATCACCGAGGTCGGCGGCGACTGGTACGACGTGATCAACCTGCCCGGCGACCAGGTGGCGATCGTCGTCGGCGACGTGATGGGACATGGTGTGCTGGCCGCCGCAGCCATGGGCAGGCTGCGCATCACCACCAAGGCACTGGCTCGCCACAACCGGGAACCCGACGACCTGCTCACGGAGCTCGACGCCTGTGCACAGGAAGCGGGCATCGAACTGGCAACCTGCCTCTACATCCTCTACGACCCCACGACAGGCCGCGCTCGCATTGCCAACGCCGGTCACCCTCCACCCCTCGTACGCCATCCGGACGGCACGGTCGAAACCATCGGCGACGTACTGGGAGTCCCTCTCGGGGTCGGCGGTTTCCCGTTCCGTACGACCGAGATCGACCTCCGCGAGGGCGCCACCCTTGCCATGTACACCGACGGTCTCATCGAAGCGCGCGGCCAGGACATCGAAGAAGGCATGGACGAGCTCCGCGCCCAACTGCACGGGACTTCAGGTCCGTTGGAAGCGACAGCGGACCGCATTCTTTCGAGCCTGTTGCCTGACCCGCCGACCGACGACACGGTGCTCGTCCTCGCCCGCGTCCGCCGCGCGCCTCCGCCTGGCCGACGCCAGGGGTGA
- a CDS encoding VOC family protein — MTATHLDIKDLIIDCDDPERLASFWSQLLGRPITARTGPYVWLARGDGPGVGFQKVTEPRVGKNRIHFDVGSPDPAAEQERVEALGGRLLQQYAAGGFLVMADPEGNEFCIIPQEPFELDDDGRASYLNDSCTSPQSA; from the coding sequence ATGACGGCCACCCACCTGGACATCAAGGACCTCATCATCGACTGCGACGACCCGGAGCGACTCGCCTCGTTCTGGTCCCAGCTCCTCGGGAGACCGATCACCGCGAGGACGGGCCCGTATGTCTGGCTCGCACGTGGCGATGGTCCAGGGGTGGGCTTCCAGAAGGTCACCGAGCCAAGAGTCGGTAAGAACCGCATCCACTTCGACGTCGGCTCGCCGGACCCGGCCGCAGAGCAGGAACGGGTCGAGGCGTTGGGCGGCCGGCTGCTCCAGCAGTATGCGGCGGGAGGCTTTCTGGTCATGGCCGACCCCGAGGGGAACGAGTTCTGCATCATCCCTCAGGAGCCGTTCGAGCTCGACGACGACGGGCGAGCGAGCTATCTCAACGACAGCTGCACCTCTCCCCAGTCGGCCTGA
- a CDS encoding ABC transporter ATP-binding protein has translation MDLRLEGLSVVTDGKSLVRDLSLAVDSGRIVGLVGPNGSGKSTALRCVYRALRPSSGTVRVGDEDLSRLTMRRSAQVIAAMTQDGAVDLDFTVEEVIALGRTPHLQGNQVLSRRERDLCERVMGRLDIRHLARRGALTLSGGERQRVLLARALVQEPKILVLDEPTNHLDVRHQIELLSLLRGSGLTVLVVLHDLNLAAAACDRLGVLSGGRLVATGTPEDVLTTQLVDEVFGVKASIISHPLTGDPQLLYSLNPSL, from the coding sequence ATGGATCTGAGGCTCGAGGGACTCTCGGTGGTGACCGATGGCAAGAGTCTGGTGCGTGACCTGTCCCTGGCAGTGGACAGCGGCCGGATCGTGGGCCTGGTCGGCCCGAACGGCAGTGGGAAATCCACCGCCCTCAGGTGTGTGTACCGCGCGCTGCGCCCCAGTTCCGGCACCGTCCGGGTGGGCGACGAGGACCTCTCCCGACTGACGATGCGTAGAAGTGCGCAAGTCATCGCGGCCATGACCCAGGACGGTGCCGTCGACCTCGACTTCACGGTCGAAGAGGTCATCGCGCTGGGACGCACGCCCCACCTGCAAGGCAACCAGGTGCTCAGCCGGCGGGAGCGGGACCTGTGTGAGCGGGTCATGGGCCGGCTCGACATCCGGCACCTCGCCCGGCGTGGCGCTCTCACGTTGTCGGGCGGGGAGCGCCAGCGCGTTCTGCTGGCCCGGGCCCTCGTCCAGGAACCGAAGATCCTGGTGCTGGACGAGCCGACCAACCACCTCGACGTGCGCCACCAGATCGAGTTGCTCTCGCTCCTGCGGGGCTCGGGGCTCACCGTCCTCGTCGTACTGCACGATCTCAATCTCGCCGCCGCTGCCTGTGACCGGCTCGGCGTGCTCTCCGGAGGGCGCCTGGTGGCCACCGGCACGCCCGAGGACGTTCTGACCACCCAACTGGTCGACGAGGTATTCGGAGTCAAGGCCAGCATCATTTCCCACCCGCTGACCGGTGACCCGCAGTTGTTGTATTCGCTGAACCCCTCCCTTTGA
- a CDS encoding pyridoxal-phosphate dependent enzyme, whose amino-acid sequence MHVHIAEAVKKPDLISLQPDMVCLRFETMKIYSALGAVRHLLESGVVKPGDTLIDSSSGIYAQALALACHRYGMKCHIVGSTTVDRTLRVQLEILGATLEQVKPSKNLRLDQELRVRRIAEILEANPSYHWMRQYHDSIHYYGYRDVAGAIDREIPSGPLALVGGVGSGASTGAIATCLRDAGRDVSLVGVQPFGSVTFGSEHVSDPDMIIAGIGSAIEFKNVRRELYDRLHWVNFDCAMSGAVNLLRNSGIFAGLSTGAAYLATLWERRRDDNSRTYVFIAADTGHRYVESAYARHAEAHDIDALKPHEITSLDELRHPWSTTSWSGLCAMGEISAAAPGTPLQG is encoded by the coding sequence ATGCACGTACACATTGCAGAAGCAGTCAAGAAACCCGATCTCATATCCCTTCAGCCGGACATGGTCTGTCTTCGGTTCGAGACGATGAAGATCTATTCGGCCCTGGGAGCGGTCCGCCACCTCCTGGAGTCAGGTGTCGTCAAACCCGGTGACACGCTCATCGACAGCTCGAGTGGAATCTACGCACAGGCGCTGGCACTTGCCTGTCACCGCTATGGAATGAAGTGCCACATCGTGGGCTCCACGACGGTCGACCGGACGCTGCGCGTGCAGCTGGAAATACTCGGCGCCACACTGGAACAGGTCAAGCCGTCGAAGAACCTGCGCCTCGACCAGGAGCTGCGGGTGCGGCGGATCGCCGAGATCCTCGAGGCGAACCCGTCCTACCACTGGATGCGGCAGTACCACGACAGCATCCACTACTACGGCTACCGCGACGTGGCCGGAGCGATCGATCGGGAGATTCCCTCCGGACCGCTGGCGCTGGTGGGCGGAGTGGGCTCGGGTGCGTCGACCGGGGCCATCGCCACCTGTCTGCGGGACGCGGGCAGGGATGTGTCCCTCGTCGGCGTACAGCCCTTCGGCAGCGTCACCTTCGGCTCGGAGCACGTGTCGGACCCGGACATGATCATTGCCGGGATAGGCAGCGCCATCGAATTCAAGAACGTCCGGCGTGAGCTGTACGACAGGCTGCACTGGGTGAACTTCGACTGCGCCATGTCCGGCGCGGTCAATCTCCTCCGGAACAGCGGAATCTTCGCCGGCCTTTCGACCGGAGCGGCCTATCTGGCCACCCTCTGGGAACGCCGAAGGGACGACAACTCCCGCACCTACGTCTTCATCGCGGCCGACACGGGCCATCGCTATGTCGAAAGCGCCTATGCCAGGCACGCGGAAGCCCACGACATCGACGCACTGAAGCCGCACGAAATCACCTCTCTGGATGAGCTGAGACACCCCTGGTCGACGACTTCCTGGTCCGGCCTCTGCGCAATGGGTGAGATCAGTGCTGCCGCTCCGGGAACTCCGCTCCAGGGATGA
- a CDS encoding kinase, with protein sequence MKLSQQFAPPRGPTGVGTAFGTFGELLQGVLPENDGDFLVTLPVARWTMATFRQDPDSSDLVVQPSHKKKALQLARMITEEALQPAGGVLTVTSVIPEGKGLASSSADLVATARAVGQALNIKMPASCIERFLARIEPTDGVLYPAIVAFHHRSVRLRAVLGSLPSMAVVGIDEGGAVDTVDFNRIPKPFTTADRHEYARLLDRLTVAVCRSDLAEVGSIATRSALMNQSLRHKWSLEPMREICREVGGLGVAVGHSGTTLGVLLDTADPAYTHRATAAARACSELAGNVAVYRTLSFPNTPLRTASALPVPV encoded by the coding sequence GTGAAGCTGTCCCAACAGTTCGCGCCGCCACGGGGGCCGACCGGAGTGGGCACCGCCTTTGGGACCTTCGGCGAATTGCTCCAGGGCGTACTCCCGGAGAACGACGGGGACTTCCTGGTGACGCTGCCCGTTGCCCGTTGGACGATGGCTACCTTCCGGCAGGATCCAGACTCCAGTGACCTGGTGGTCCAGCCATCCCACAAGAAGAAGGCCCTTCAACTGGCACGCATGATCACCGAGGAGGCCCTGCAGCCGGCTGGAGGGGTCCTGACCGTCACCAGCGTGATCCCGGAGGGCAAGGGACTGGCCAGTTCCTCGGCCGATCTGGTCGCAACCGCACGCGCGGTGGGCCAAGCACTGAACATCAAGATGCCGGCCTCCTGCATCGAGCGGTTCCTGGCGCGCATCGAGCCCACGGACGGGGTGCTTTACCCGGCGATCGTCGCCTTCCACCACCGCAGCGTGCGCCTACGCGCGGTCCTCGGATCCCTGCCGTCCATGGCCGTTGTGGGGATCGACGAAGGCGGAGCCGTCGACACGGTCGACTTCAACCGCATCCCCAAACCGTTCACAACAGCCGACCGACACGAGTACGCACGTCTGCTGGATCGACTCACCGTCGCCGTATGCAGGAGTGACCTTGCAGAGGTGGGCAGCATCGCTACCCGGAGTGCGTTGATGAACCAGTCCCTCCGGCACAAGTGGTCCTTGGAGCCCATGCGTGAGATCTGTCGTGAGGTCGGCGGACTGGGAGTGGCCGTCGGGCACAGCGGCACGACCCTGGGCGTACTACTGGACACCGCGGACCCCGCGTACACGCACCGCGCCACAGCGGCGGCTCGGGCATGCTCGGAGCTGGCGGGCAATGTGGCGGTCTACCGGACTCTCAGCTTCCCGAACACGCCGCTCCGTACGGCCTCCGCCCTTCCCGTTCCGGTGTGA
- a CDS encoding MFS transporter, whose translation MSTDAKEAAADRRTPETAEPLPGDLRMARTLWPVLAASAVGLLPFTIFSTYLVPIADEAGTSVAAMGGLRGLGGLAALLVGTALAPLIDRVPKERAAAGGLIALGASAALGAGGDFIMLAVFCLLVGASTSVLNPALTAAAADRFGSGKAAGRAATLVTATQSMTAMLAAPVVALPALLWGWQGDLVAVTAASLLLAVVFLARGRSKGDEETGSGPRLSYLASFKALGAIRGVAPLLLIALLRTAVFMGYLSYLAAFYDDRFELDPGLFALVWTLSGASFFVSNLLTGRITNSDEPRIGTERMLAIGLVAALASVVGFYFTHWLPLALALTSLHAASHAVVAACVVSLLVRRCGTLRGSALSINAAGMSLGVFVGAALGGAGLGLAGYPGTALVFGALTVAALVAAVLVLRAGPASEEEAGDVPASA comes from the coding sequence GTGAGCACCGACGCCAAGGAAGCCGCGGCGGATCGCCGGACGCCGGAGACGGCCGAGCCGCTGCCGGGCGACCTGCGGATGGCCCGTACCCTGTGGCCGGTCCTGGCGGCCTCCGCGGTCGGTCTGCTGCCGTTCACCATTTTCAGCACCTACCTGGTGCCCATAGCCGATGAGGCCGGGACCAGTGTGGCCGCAATGGGCGGACTCCGTGGACTGGGCGGCCTGGCAGCCCTGTTGGTGGGCACGGCGCTCGCTCCGCTGATCGACCGCGTGCCCAAGGAGCGGGCCGCCGCGGGCGGACTCATCGCTCTCGGCGCCTCGGCGGCCCTGGGCGCCGGCGGGGACTTCATCATGCTCGCCGTGTTCTGCCTGCTGGTCGGCGCCAGTACATCCGTACTGAACCCGGCCCTCACCGCGGCGGCCGCCGACCGCTTCGGCTCCGGGAAGGCAGCGGGCCGCGCGGCGACCCTGGTGACGGCGACGCAGTCGATGACCGCGATGCTCGCGGCACCTGTGGTGGCCCTGCCCGCGCTGTTGTGGGGCTGGCAGGGAGACCTCGTCGCTGTAACCGCGGCCTCGCTCCTGCTGGCTGTGGTCTTCCTGGCGCGGGGCAGGAGCAAGGGTGACGAGGAGACCGGCAGCGGCCCGCGCCTGAGCTACCTCGCGTCGTTCAAGGCCCTGGGAGCGATTCGCGGGGTGGCGCCGCTGCTCCTCATCGCCCTGCTGCGCACGGCGGTGTTCATGGGGTACCTCTCCTACCTGGCAGCCTTCTACGACGATCGCTTCGAGCTCGATCCCGGACTCTTCGCGCTCGTCTGGACGCTGAGCGGCGCGTCGTTCTTCGTGAGCAACCTCCTCACGGGGCGGATCACGAACTCCGACGAGCCCCGGATCGGTACTGAGCGCATGCTGGCCATCGGCCTGGTCGCAGCACTGGCTTCCGTCGTGGGGTTCTACTTCACGCACTGGCTTCCGCTTGCCCTCGCGCTGACGTCGCTTCATGCGGCCAGCCACGCTGTCGTTGCCGCGTGTGTGGTCAGCCTCCTCGTCCGGCGTTGCGGAACGCTGCGCGGCTCGGCCTTGAGCATCAATGCCGCCGGAATGAGCCTCGGAGTGTTCGTGGGCGCGGCCCTGGGCGGCGCCGGCCTCGGACTGGCCGGTTACCCGGGCACGGCCCTGGTCTTCGGTGCTCTCACCGTCGCAGCGCTGGTGGCCGCCGTCCTGGTGCTCCGGGCGGGCCCGGCGAGCGAGGAGGAGGCGGGCGACGTGCCTGCTTCCGCGTAG